Proteins from a genomic interval of Rhodothermus marinus:
- the thrC gene encoding threonine synthase, whose product MSAPEPIRFVSTRGKAPALTFDEALLQGLASDGGLYIPERVPQLPSTVWRAARSFPEMAAEVLARWLQGVFPEETVSRVTAEALSFPVPLVPLGDGLYVLELFHGPTLSFKDFGARTMARFAREVLRRREERLLVLVATSGDTGSAVADGFAGLERVQVGLLYPYGQVSPVQERQLIVQRPGVQAFAVHGTFDDCQRLVKSAFADPDFSRVRLSSANSINVGRLLPQMLYYIWAVAEGGFDEVVFCVPSGNLGNLTGGVLAALSGLPVRRFIAAHNANDFFPRFLAGEGPAFGPSRRTLSNAMDVGAPSNFERLQALLGASMPERIWGTSVSDKETLQTIRRVYETTGYLADPHTAVGLEAARRYREATGDRAPLVVLATAHPAKFPEVIRQALDFEPEAPEALARLWKQEVSVVHVEADLEALKAHLLPHVAAGA is encoded by the coding sequence ATGAGTGCTCCGGAGCCCATCCGTTTTGTCAGCACGCGCGGGAAGGCGCCCGCCCTGACGTTCGACGAAGCCCTGTTGCAGGGGCTGGCGTCTGACGGTGGCCTCTACATCCCGGAGCGTGTTCCGCAACTGCCATCCACCGTCTGGCGCGCGGCCCGCTCGTTTCCCGAGATGGCCGCCGAGGTGCTGGCGCGCTGGCTGCAGGGCGTTTTTCCGGAGGAAACGGTGTCCCGGGTAACGGCCGAGGCGCTTTCGTTCCCGGTACCGCTCGTGCCGCTGGGCGACGGCCTTTACGTGCTGGAGCTTTTCCACGGGCCGACGCTTTCGTTCAAGGACTTTGGCGCCCGCACCATGGCCCGCTTTGCCCGTGAGGTGCTGCGCCGGCGAGAGGAGCGCCTGCTGGTGCTGGTGGCCACGTCGGGCGATACGGGCAGCGCCGTGGCCGATGGCTTCGCCGGACTGGAGCGCGTGCAGGTAGGCCTGCTCTATCCCTACGGCCAGGTCAGTCCCGTGCAGGAGCGCCAGCTCATCGTGCAACGGCCGGGCGTGCAGGCCTTCGCCGTGCACGGCACGTTCGACGACTGCCAGCGGCTGGTCAAATCGGCCTTCGCCGATCCGGACTTTTCCCGCGTGCGGCTCTCTTCGGCCAACTCGATCAACGTGGGACGCCTGCTGCCGCAAATGCTCTACTACATCTGGGCCGTGGCCGAGGGCGGGTTCGACGAAGTGGTCTTCTGCGTGCCCAGCGGCAACCTGGGCAACCTGACCGGCGGGGTGCTGGCCGCACTGAGCGGGTTACCCGTGCGGCGTTTCATTGCCGCCCACAACGCGAACGACTTCTTCCCGCGCTTTCTGGCGGGAGAGGGACCGGCCTTCGGGCCATCGCGACGCACGCTGTCGAATGCCATGGACGTGGGCGCGCCGAGCAACTTCGAACGGTTGCAGGCGCTGCTGGGCGCGTCCATGCCCGAGCGCATCTGGGGCACGAGCGTATCGGACAAAGAAACGCTGCAGACCATCCGGCGGGTGTACGAGACGACCGGCTACCTGGCCGATCCGCATACGGCCGTGGGGCTGGAGGCGGCCCGCCGCTACCGGGAGGCCACAGGTGATCGGGCACCACTCGTGGTGCTGGCTACGGCCCACCCGGCCAAGTTTCCCGAAGTGATCCGCCAGGCGCTGGATTTCGAGCCGGAGGCGCCCGAGGCGCTGGCACGGCTCTGGAAGCAGGAAGTTTCTGTGGTTCATGTCGAAGCCGATCTGGAGGCCTTGAAAGCGCACCTGTTGCCTCATGTGGCTGCCGGGGCGTGA